Proteins encoded by one window of uncultured Bacteroides sp.:
- the glyA gene encoding serine hydroxymethyltransferase: MKRDDLIFDIIEREHQRQLKGIELIASENFVSDQVMQAMGSCLTNKYAEGYPGKRYYGGCEVVDESEQLAIDRLKEIFGAEWANVQPHSGAQANAAVFLAVLNPGDKFMGLNLAHGGHLSHGSLVNTSGLIYTPCEYNVKEETGRVDYDQMEEVALREQPKMIIGGGSAYSREWDYKRMRQIADKVGAILMIDMAHPAGLIAAGLLENPLKWAHIVTSTTHKTLRGPRGGVIMMGEDFPNPWGKKTPKGEIKMMSQLLDSAVFPGIQGGPLEHVIAAKAVAFGECLQPEYKEYQKQVQKNAAVLAQALIDRGFTIISGGTDNHSMLVDLRSKYPDLTGKVAEKALVSADITANKNMVPFDSRSAFQTSGIRLGTPAITTRGAKEDLMIEIAEMIETVLSNIDNEAVITSVRERVNKTMAKYPLFAY, encoded by the coding sequence ATGAAAAGAGACGATTTAATTTTCGACATTATCGAAAGAGAGCATCAAAGACAGCTCAAAGGTATCGAGCTTATCGCATCAGAAAATTTTGTGAGTGACCAAGTTATGCAAGCCATGGGTTCTTGCCTGACTAATAAATACGCTGAAGGCTATCCCGGAAAACGTTATTATGGCGGTTGCGAAGTAGTAGACGAAAGCGAACAACTTGCTATCGACAGACTAAAAGAAATCTTTGGAGCAGAATGGGCAAATGTTCAGCCACACTCTGGAGCACAAGCTAACGCAGCAGTATTCCTTGCTGTATTAAACCCAGGAGACAAGTTTATGGGTTTGAATCTGGCACATGGTGGTCACCTTTCTCACGGCTCATTAGTTAATACTTCAGGTCTTATTTATACTCCTTGCGAATACAACGTAAAAGAAGAAACTGGTCGCGTAGACTACGATCAAATGGAAGAAGTAGCACTTCGCGAACAACCTAAAATGATTATTGGTGGTGGTTCTGCTTATTCTCGTGAATGGGATTACAAACGTATGCGCCAAATCGCTGATAAAGTTGGAGCAATCCTTATGATCGACATGGCTCACCCAGCAGGTCTTATCGCAGCAGGTTTACTGGAAAATCCATTAAAATGGGCTCACATTGTGACTTCTACTACACACAAAACTCTTCGTGGTCCTCGTGGTGGTGTTATCATGATGGGTGAAGATTTCCCAAATCCATGGGGAAAGAAAACTCCAAAGGGAGAAATCAAAATGATGTCTCAGTTACTTGATTCTGCTGTATTCCCAGGAATCCAGGGTGGTCCGCTAGAGCACGTAATTGCTGCTAAAGCTGTTGCTTTCGGTGAATGCTTGCAACCAGAATATAAGGAATACCAAAAGCAAGTTCAAAAGAACGCTGCTGTATTGGCACAAGCTTTGATAGACAGAGGTTTCACTATCATTTCCGGAGGAACTGATAACCACTCTATGTTAGTTGACTTACGCAGTAAATATCCTGATTTAACAGGTAAAGTTGCAGAAAAGGCCTTGGTTTCAGCAGATATTACTGCAAACAAGAACATGGTTCCATTCGATTCACGTTCTGCATTCCAGACTTCAGGTATCCGTTTAGGAACTCCTGCTATCACAACTCGTGGTGCTAAGGAAGATTTAATGATTGAAATTGCTGAGATGATTGAAACAGTTCTTTCTAACATCGACAATGAAGCTGTTATCACTTCTGTTCGTGAAAGAGTAAACAAAACAATGGCAAAATATCCATTATTTGCTTATTAA
- a CDS encoding glycoside hydrolase family protein codes for MKFKVVFILSFLISIAVGAQIKSQTSKDFKTKDISKFCKSLTPVGRILETEGYYVWCVAPIYGPDGKVHVFYSRWPAKYGMGGWIHKSEIAHAVADRPEGPYTYLETVLAPRPGYWDATTCHNPHIEFVDGKYCLFYMGNSNGKTNTKRIGLATAPSLNGPWTRSDKPILEAGPAGSWDDHCTTNPAFIKRSDGEYWLYYKSWNNIDYTQEKNGIKGNRKYGLAIAKSLEGPYVRYEGNPLIDFSVYGKNQQVEDAFIWQQKGKFRMLMRDMGYFNNTVGLYLESKDGIHWGKPQVGWYGADAYMEEPPAPKHLTRYGRFERPQILFKNGKPAYMFNAMQGGKYMTASGFVFKIKE; via the coding sequence ATGAAATTCAAAGTTGTTTTTATTCTTTCCTTCTTAATTTCTATAGCTGTTGGAGCTCAGATAAAATCTCAGACTTCAAAGGATTTTAAGACGAAGGATATCTCTAAATTCTGCAAGTCTCTTACTCCTGTAGGAAGAATTCTTGAAACAGAAGGTTATTATGTGTGGTGTGTGGCTCCAATCTATGGACCGGACGGGAAAGTACATGTGTTTTATTCCCGTTGGCCGGCAAAGTATGGCATGGGAGGATGGATTCATAAAAGCGAAATAGCACATGCTGTGGCCGATCGCCCCGAAGGCCCATACACTTATTTGGAAACAGTACTTGCACCTCGACCGGGATATTGGGATGCAACAACCTGCCATAATCCACATATTGAGTTTGTGGATGGGAAATATTGTCTTTTTTATATGGGAAACAGTAATGGAAAGACCAATACCAAACGAATAGGGCTGGCTACGGCTCCTTCATTGAACGGCCCATGGACACGAAGTGATAAACCAATTCTTGAAGCTGGCCCCGCAGGCTCGTGGGATGATCATTGTACTACTAATCCGGCCTTTATCAAACGTTCTGACGGAGAATACTGGCTTTATTACAAATCATGGAATAATATTGATTATACTCAGGAAAAGAATGGGATAAAAGGTAATCGTAAATATGGGTTAGCCATTGCAAAGAGTTTGGAAGGTCCCTATGTTCGTTACGAAGGAAACCCTTTAATTGATTTTTCCGTTTATGGCAAGAACCAGCAGGTAGAGGATGCTTTTATCTGGCAGCAGAAAGGAAAGTTCAGAATGCTGATGCGTGATATGGGATACTTTAATAATACGGTGGGTTTGTATCTGGAATCTAAAGACGGAATCCATTGGGGAAAACCTCAGGTAGGATGGTATGGAGCTGATGCATATATGGAAGAGCCTCCTGCTCCAAAGCATTTAACCCGCTATGGCAGATTTGAAAGACCGCAAATCTTATTCAAGAATGGGAAACCAGCTTACATGTTCAATGCCATGCAAGGCGGAAAGTATATGACGGCTTCCGGATTTGTTTTCAAAATTAAAGAGTAG
- a CDS encoding porin family protein encodes MKKVFLLFLIIGWSLSCLAQENQTINYKKKINFGIKGGFNTAMYFVDEFKIKDITINETQNNYKVGYFGGVFLRINMKKHFIEPELAYSVSKSEISFDKKGSQHPDIEPDYASINSTIHTIELPVLYGYNFIKEGPYGMAFFFGPKFQYVWNKKSKLEFTNFDQKGIEEKLYPFNINAVAGVGVNISNIFFDFRYEVGLGNVSKSVTYIESNTDGSENVANMVFKRKSNLLSFSLGMIF; translated from the coding sequence ATGAAGAAAGTATTCCTACTATTTTTGATTATTGGATGGAGTCTTTCCTGCCTGGCGCAGGAAAATCAAACTATCAATTACAAGAAAAAAATTAATTTTGGTATAAAAGGAGGCTTTAATACTGCAATGTACTTTGTAGATGAGTTTAAGATTAAGGATATCACAATTAATGAAACCCAGAATAATTATAAGGTAGGCTACTTTGGAGGCGTGTTTCTCAGAATAAACATGAAAAAACATTTCATAGAACCAGAACTTGCATATAGTGTGAGCAAGAGCGAAATTTCTTTTGATAAAAAAGGTTCCCAGCATCCTGATATTGAGCCCGACTATGCAAGCATAAACTCTACAATTCATACCATTGAGCTCCCAGTACTGTATGGATACAATTTTATAAAAGAAGGCCCATATGGTATGGCGTTCTTTTTTGGGCCCAAGTTTCAGTATGTATGGAACAAGAAGAGCAAGCTTGAGTTTACTAACTTCGACCAGAAAGGGATAGAAGAAAAGCTATACCCGTTTAACATTAATGCAGTAGCAGGAGTTGGAGTAAATATCTCAAATATATTTTTCGACTTTCGCTATGAAGTAGGACTTGGAAATGTATCCAAGTCGGTTACATACATTGAATCTAACACAGATGGGTCTGAAAATGTTGCTAATATGGTATTCAAAAGAAAAAGCAACTTACTCAGTTTCTCACTAGGGATGATCTTTTAA
- the pyrB gene encoding aspartate carbamoyltransferase: MENRSLVTIAEHSKEKILYLLEMAKQFENNPNRKILDGKVVATLFFEPSTRTRLSFETAVNRLGGRIIGFSDASTTSSSKGETLKDTIMMVSNYADLIVMRHHLEGAARYASEIAPIPIINAGDGANQHPSQTMLDLYSIQKTQGTLENLNIFLVGDLKYGRTVHSLIMAMRHFNPTFHFIAPEELKMPEEYKIYCNEHNIKYVEHTDFTEEIIADADILYMTRVQRERFTDLMEYERVKNVYILKNKMLEHTRPNLRILHPLPRVNEIAYDVDDNEKAYYFQQARNGLFARQAIICDVLGITLDEIKE; the protein is encoded by the coding sequence ATGGAAAATAGAAGTTTAGTAACTATCGCCGAGCATTCAAAAGAAAAAATCCTCTATCTTCTGGAGATGGCAAAGCAGTTCGAAAACAATCCAAACCGAAAAATCCTGGACGGAAAAGTTGTAGCAACTCTTTTTTTTGAACCTTCTACCCGAACCCGATTAAGTTTTGAAACAGCAGTAAACAGACTTGGAGGTCGCATTATCGGTTTCTCAGATGCATCAACAACAAGTTCCTCCAAAGGGGAAACATTAAAAGACACAATAATGATGGTTAGTAATTATGCTGATCTGATTGTTATGCGTCATCATTTAGAAGGTGCGGCAAGATATGCCAGTGAAATAGCTCCTATACCTATTATTAATGCGGGTGACGGAGCCAATCAACATCCTTCGCAAACAATGCTCGACCTCTATTCCATTCAAAAAACTCAGGGCACACTTGAAAATCTGAATATATTCCTTGTAGGCGATTTGAAATATGGACGTACCGTTCACTCCTTGATTATGGCTATGCGCCATTTCAATCCAACATTTCATTTTATCGCTCCGGAAGAATTAAAAATGCCCGAAGAATATAAGATTTACTGCAACGAGCACAACATTAAATATGTAGAGCATACTGATTTTACTGAAGAAATCATTGCTGATGCGGATATTTTATACATGACACGCGTACAACGCGAACGTTTCACTGACCTGATGGAATATGAACGTGTGAAGAATGTCTATATCTTAAAGAATAAAATGCTGGAACATACCCGTCCTAATCTGCGTATCCTTCATCCGCTTCCACGTGTTAACGAGATTGCATACGATGTAGACGATAACGAGAAAGCTTATTATTTCCAACAAGCCCGCAACGGACTATTTGCCCGTCAGGCTATTATTTGTGATGTACTTGGTATTACTTTAGATGAAATCAAGGAATAA
- a CDS encoding transglycosylase domain-containing protein encodes MNQVEVKGTPGSIKRLVRWLWIAFGSFIALSAVIFCFIAWGWIGYMPDVEELENPNYKFATEILSSDGKTLGTWSLSKENRVYVGYKDMSKSLINALIATEDVRFEEHSGIDIRALGRAIVKRGLFFQKNAGGGSTITQQLSKQLYSPGAGNFVERLFQKPIEWVIAVKLERYYTKDELLTMYFNKYDFGNNAVGVKTASYTYFSKEPADLKIEEAATLVGMCKNSSLYNPVRRRELVEQRRNVVLDQMRKAGYITLEERDSLMDIPLRLNFHRVDHKEGLATYFREYLRMIMTAKEPHRTDYASWQTQRFYEDSLAWEHNPLYGWCSKNKKKDGTNYNVYTDGLKIFTTIDSHMQQYAEEAVEEHVGHFLQPLFFKEKKGRSSAPFSSQLTKDQVKDIIMKSMRQSERYNTMKNAGFSESDIMKAFKTPEQMSVFTWHGVKDTVMTPLDSIRYYKYFLRAGFMSMDPTTGAVKAYVGGPNYAFFQYDMAGMGRRQVGSTIKPFLYSLAMENGFTPCDVTRNVEQTLYTGAGEPWTPKNASRARYGEMVTLKWGLANSNNWISAYLMSRLNASSLVRLIHKFGVKNRNIVASPSLCLGPCEISVGEMVSAYTAFVNNGLRCDPMLVTKIEDSEGNVIAKFHPQMEEVISASSAAKMLTMLRAVINEGTGGRVRRYTKADVGGKTGTTQRNSDGWFVGFTPKLVTGCWVGGEDRDIHFDTMIYGQGASMALPIWGIFMKKVYADKSLGYSESEVFRYASQNVCGNDSIPSNGVGGMDSLFSE; translated from the coding sequence ATGAATCAAGTTGAGGTTAAAGGTACTCCTGGATCTATAAAAAGATTGGTCCGATGGCTGTGGATAGCGTTCGGGTCTTTTATTGCATTATCTGCAGTTATTTTTTGTTTTATAGCATGGGGGTGGATTGGCTATATGCCTGATGTGGAAGAATTAGAAAATCCTAACTATAAATTTGCTACAGAAATTCTGTCGAGTGACGGAAAAACTCTTGGAACCTGGTCGTTAAGCAAGGAAAATCGGGTATATGTGGGTTATAAGGATATGTCTAAATCCTTGATTAATGCATTGATTGCTACTGAGGATGTACGCTTTGAAGAACACTCCGGTATTGATATTCGTGCGCTGGGGCGTGCTATCGTAAAACGTGGATTGTTTTTTCAGAAGAATGCCGGAGGTGGTAGTACTATTACCCAACAGCTTTCTAAACAACTTTATTCGCCTGGAGCCGGTAACTTTGTGGAACGTTTGTTCCAGAAACCTATTGAATGGGTTATCGCAGTAAAGCTGGAACGCTATTATACCAAGGATGAACTTCTGACTATGTATTTTAATAAGTACGACTTTGGTAATAATGCAGTTGGTGTTAAAACAGCTTCCTACACTTACTTTTCTAAAGAACCTGCTGATTTAAAGATTGAAGAAGCTGCAACTTTGGTTGGAATGTGTAAGAACTCATCTTTGTATAATCCTGTACGTCGCAGAGAACTTGTTGAGCAGCGCAGAAATGTAGTGCTTGATCAGATGAGAAAAGCAGGTTATATTACTTTAGAGGAAAGAGATTCACTGATGGATATCCCTCTGAGACTGAATTTCCATCGTGTTGACCATAAAGAAGGACTCGCTACCTATTTCCGTGAATACCTTCGTATGATAATGACTGCAAAAGAGCCTCACAGAACAGATTATGCTTCATGGCAAACTCAAAGATTCTATGAAGATTCTTTAGCGTGGGAACATAATCCGCTTTACGGATGGTGCTCTAAGAATAAGAAAAAAGATGGTACCAATTATAATGTTTATACTGATGGTTTGAAAATCTTCACCACAATTGATTCGCACATGCAGCAATATGCAGAAGAAGCAGTGGAAGAACATGTTGGACATTTCTTACAGCCTCTTTTCTTCAAAGAAAAGAAAGGCAGAAGTTCTGCTCCATTTTCAAGTCAGCTGACTAAAGATCAGGTAAAAGATATCATAATGAAATCAATGAGACAATCTGAACGTTATAACACAATGAAAAATGCGGGATTCTCTGAGAGCGATATTATGAAAGCATTCAAGACTCCCGAGCAGATGTCTGTCTTTACATGGCACGGCGTGAAAGATACCGTGATGACTCCATTGGATTCAATTAGATATTATAAGTATTTCCTTAGAGCCGGATTTATGTCAATGGACCCAACCACAGGAGCAGTGAAAGCGTATGTAGGCGGACCAAATTATGCATTTTTCCAGTATGATATGGCAGGAATGGGACGCCGTCAGGTAGGTTCTACTATTAAGCCATTCCTTTATTCACTTGCTATGGAAAATGGATTTACGCCATGTGACGTAACCCGTAACGTAGAGCAGACTCTTTATACCGGAGCAGGAGAACCCTGGACTCCAAAAAATGCATCGCGTGCACGTTATGGCGAAATGGTTACTCTGAAATGGGGACTTGCAAACTCTAATAACTGGATTTCTGCTTATCTGATGAGCAGGCTGAATGCCTCTTCGCTTGTTCGCCTTATTCATAAGTTTGGTGTGAAGAACCGCAACATTGTGGCCAGCCCTTCTCTTTGCCTGGGACCTTGTGAGATATCGGTAGGAGAAATGGTTAGTGCATATACTGCATTTGTAAATAACGGACTTCGCTGCGATCCTATGTTAGTAACAAAGATTGAGGATAGTGAAGGTAACGTGATTGCTAAGTTCCATCCACAGATGGAAGAGGTTATCAGTGCTTCCAGCGCTGCCAAGATGCTGACCATGTTACGCGCGGTAATCAATGAAGGTACCGGAGGCAGGGTTCGCCGTTATACAAAAGCCGATGTGGGAGGTAAGACCGGAACAACTCAGCGTAATTCTGATGGTTGGTTTGTAGGATTCACTCCCAAGCTGGTAACAGGATGTTGGGTAGGAGGTGAAGACCGCGATATTCACTTTGATACAATGATTTATGGACAAGGAGCGTCTATGGCTCTTCCTATCTGGGGCATTTTTATGAAGAAAGTATATGCTGATAAGTCGTTGGGATATTCAGAATCGGAAGTGTTCCGTTATGCTAGTCAGAATGTTTGTGGTAACGATTCAATACCATCCAACGGAGTAGGAGGTATGGATAGTTTGTTCTCTGAGTAA
- a CDS encoding flavin reductase family protein: MKQDWKPGTMIYPLPAVLVSCGSEESEYNIITVAWVGTICTNPPMCYISVRPERHSYPILKKNMEFVINLTTKEMAFATDWCGVRSGKNHNKFAEMKLTPGKASVVNAPIIEESPLCIECRVKEVISLGSHDMFIADVVNVKADDRFMNAKTGKFEFSKSNPLVYVHGNYFDLGENIGKFGWSVEKKK, from the coding sequence ATGAAGCAAGACTGGAAACCGGGAACAATGATTTATCCGCTACCCGCAGTATTAGTCAGTTGCGGGAGCGAGGAAAGTGAATATAATATTATCACAGTGGCATGGGTAGGTACAATTTGTACCAACCCGCCAATGTGCTATATTTCCGTGCGCCCCGAACGCCACTCCTATCCTATTCTGAAAAAGAATATGGAGTTTGTAATCAATCTAACTACAAAGGAAATGGCCTTTGCTACGGATTGGTGCGGCGTACGTTCCGGAAAGAATCATAATAAGTTTGCCGAAATGAAACTTACCCCAGGCAAGGCATCTGTGGTAAATGCTCCAATCATTGAAGAGTCACCTCTTTGTATTGAATGCCGGGTAAAAGAAGTTATTTCACTGGGTTCGCACGATATGTTTATAGCCGATGTGGTAAATGTAAAAGCAGACGATAGGTTCATGAATGCCAAAACCGGTAAATTTGAATTCTCAAAAAGCAATCCTTTGGTATATGTACACGGTAATTATTTTGATCTGGGAGAAAATATAGGTAAATTTGGCTGGTCAGTAGAGAAAAAAAAATAA
- a CDS encoding formate--tetrahydrofolate ligase has protein sequence MKTDIEIARNVELTKIKQIACGVGIPVDEIENYGRYIAKVPVHLINEEKVKQSNLILVTAITPTKAGIGKTTVSIGLALGLNRIGKKAIVALREPSLGPCFGMKGGAAGGGYAQVLPMENINLHFTGDFHAITSAHNMITALLDNYLYHKQSSGFGLKEILWKRVLDVNDRTLRNIVAGIGGKVNGITREAGFDITPASEIMAILCLARDLKDLRRRIENILLGFTYDDKPFTVKDLGVAGAITVLLKECIHPNLVQTTEHTAAFVHGGPFANIAHGCNSIVATKMAMSYGDYVITEAGFGADLGAEKFFNIKCRKSGLQPKLTVIVATAQGLKMHGGVSLDKIKEPNLDGLSEGLKNLDKHINNIRSFHQNVVVAFNKYNTDSDEEIAMIREYCEWAGVGFAVNDAFAQGGKGAEELANLVVKTIQEKPSLPLTLTYKDEDSIPEKIEKVAKNIYGAKLVTFSSQANKMLKLIKEMGICEFPVCIAKTPYSFSADEKAYGVATDFELNIRDIVINNGAEMIVAIAGDIMRMPGLPKDPQATRIDIVNGFIDGLS, from the coding sequence ATGAAGACAGATATTGAAATAGCTAGAAATGTTGAGCTAACGAAAATAAAACAGATAGCATGCGGAGTTGGCATTCCAGTTGATGAAATTGAAAATTATGGCCGATATATTGCCAAGGTTCCCGTTCATTTAATAAATGAAGAGAAAGTAAAACAGAGCAATTTGATTCTTGTAACCGCAATCACTCCTACAAAAGCGGGAATTGGAAAGACAACTGTATCTATTGGTCTTGCTTTGGGACTAAATAGAATAGGTAAGAAAGCAATTGTTGCATTACGTGAACCATCTTTAGGTCCTTGTTTCGGAATGAAAGGTGGAGCTGCCGGAGGTGGATATGCGCAGGTGCTTCCGATGGAGAATATCAATCTTCACTTCACGGGAGACTTTCATGCAATTACTTCTGCGCACAACATGATTACTGCTTTGCTTGATAATTATCTTTATCATAAACAGTCTTCAGGGTTTGGATTGAAAGAAATTTTATGGAAACGTGTACTGGATGTTAATGATCGTACTCTTAGAAATATAGTTGCAGGAATTGGTGGAAAGGTGAATGGCATTACACGTGAGGCCGGATTTGATATAACTCCTGCATCTGAAATTATGGCTATCCTTTGTCTGGCCAGAGATCTGAAAGACCTTCGTCGCCGGATTGAAAATATATTGTTGGGATTTACCTATGATGATAAACCTTTTACAGTAAAAGACCTTGGCGTTGCAGGTGCGATAACTGTTCTTCTGAAAGAATGTATTCATCCTAATCTGGTTCAGACTACAGAGCACACAGCAGCATTTGTTCACGGTGGTCCTTTTGCTAATATTGCTCATGGGTGTAATTCTATTGTAGCAACTAAAATGGCAATGAGTTATGGCGATTATGTAATTACAGAAGCCGGCTTCGGTGCCGATCTTGGTGCAGAGAAATTCTTTAATATCAAATGTCGTAAATCAGGATTGCAGCCTAAGTTGACTGTGATTGTGGCAACGGCTCAGGGATTAAAAATGCATGGTGGAGTAAGTCTGGATAAAATAAAAGAACCTAATCTGGATGGACTGAGTGAAGGGTTGAAGAATCTGGATAAGCATATTAATAATATCCGCTCCTTTCACCAGAATGTAGTGGTTGCTTTTAATAAGTACAACACCGACTCTGACGAAGAAATTGCGATGATTCGTGAATATTGTGAATGGGCAGGAGTGGGCTTTGCCGTGAATGATGCTTTTGCACAAGGCGGCAAAGGAGCCGAAGAGCTTGCAAATCTTGTAGTGAAGACTATTCAGGAGAAGCCATCTTTACCTTTAACCTTGACTTATAAAGATGAAGATTCAATTCCTGAGAAGATAGAGAAAGTAGCTAAGAATATATATGGTGCCAAACTGGTAACTTTCAGTAGTCAGGCTAATAAGATGCTGAAACTAATCAAGGAAATGGGTATATGCGAATTCCCAGTCTGCATAGCCAAAACTCCTTATTCCTTCTCTGCCGATGAAAAAGCTTACGGTGTTGCAACGGATTTCGAGTTGAATATCAGAGACATTGTTATTAATAACGGGGCTGAGATGATTGTTGCCATTGCCGGAGACATTATGCGTATGCCCGGTTTGCCAAAAGATCCTCAGGCTACACGGATTGATATTGTTAACGGATTCATTGATGGATTGAGCTAA
- the pyrI gene encoding aspartate carbamoyltransferase regulatory subunit: MSEIRQELQVAALKNGTVIDHIPSGKLFTIVSLLGLERMECNITIGYNLDSKKLGKKGIIKIADKFFDDEEINRISVVAPHIKLNIIRNYEVVEKKEVNMPDDLKGIVKCANPKCITNNEPMATLFHVIDKNKCAIKCHYCEKELRKEDIVILQRRNL; encoded by the coding sequence ATGAGCGAAATTAGACAAGAACTACAAGTTGCTGCTCTGAAGAACGGCACTGTAATAGACCATATACCATCTGGAAAACTTTTCACCATCGTTTCTTTACTGGGACTTGAACGGATGGAATGTAACATCACAATTGGCTATAACCTCGACAGTAAGAAACTGGGAAAGAAAGGTATTATTAAAATTGCCGATAAATTCTTCGACGATGAAGAAATTAACCGCATCTCTGTCGTTGCCCCACATATAAAGCTTAACATTATCCGCAACTATGAAGTGGTAGAAAAAAAGGAAGTCAACATGCCCGACGATCTGAAAGGCATCGTAAAATGTGCAAATCCGAAATGCATTACCAACAATGAACCAATGGCTACTCTTTTTCACGTGATCGATAAAAACAAATGTGCTATTAAATGTCACTATTGCGAAAAAGAACTGAGAAAAGAAGATATTGTGATTTTACAACGCAGAAATTTATAA
- the fucO gene encoding lactaldehyde reductase, with translation MNRIILNETSYFGAGCRSVIAVEAARRGFNKAFFVTDKDLIKFGVAAEIIKVLDDAKIPYELYSDVKANPTIANVQNGVGAFKASGADFIIALGGGSSIDTAKGIGIVVNNPEFADVKSLEGVANTKNKAVPTFALPTTAGTAAEVTINYVIIDEDAKKKMVCVDPNDIPAVAIVDPELMYSMPKGLTAATGMDALTHAIESYITPGAWAMSDMFEIKAIEMISQNLKAAVENGKDTVAREAMSQAQYFAGMGFSNVGLGIVHSMAHPLGAFYDTPHGVANALLLPYVMEYNAESAAAPKYKEIAKAMGVNVEGMTCEEGVKAAIEAVKALSISINIPQKLHEIGVKEEDLHDLSVAAFNDVCTGGNPRTTSVEDIEKIYHIAF, from the coding sequence ATGAATAGAATTATTTTAAACGAAACTTCTTATTTTGGAGCTGGTTGCCGAAGTGTTATTGCTGTAGAAGCTGCCCGTCGTGGATTTAACAAAGCATTCTTTGTAACAGATAAAGACCTTATTAAGTTTGGTGTTGCTGCAGAAATTATCAAAGTTCTTGATGATGCAAAGATTCCTTACGAACTATATAGTGACGTAAAAGCAAACCCTACAATTGCAAACGTGCAGAATGGTGTTGGTGCTTTCAAAGCATCAGGAGCCGACTTTATCATTGCCTTGGGTGGTGGCTCTTCTATAGATACTGCTAAAGGTATTGGTATTGTAGTAAACAACCCTGAATTCGCCGACGTTAAGTCTCTTGAAGGTGTTGCTAATACCAAAAATAAGGCTGTTCCTACTTTTGCATTGCCTACTACTGCTGGTACTGCTGCTGAGGTAACAATCAACTACGTTATCATTGATGAAGACGCAAAGAAAAAAATGGTTTGTGTGGATCCTAATGATATTCCTGCTGTTGCCATTGTAGACCCTGAATTGATGTACTCAATGCCTAAAGGCCTTACTGCTGCAACAGGTATGGATGCTTTGACTCACGCTATTGAGAGTTATATTACTCCAGGCGCATGGGCCATGAGTGATATGTTCGAAATCAAAGCAATTGAAATGATTTCTCAGAACCTGAAAGCTGCTGTGGAAAATGGAAAAGATACCGTTGCACGTGAAGCTATGTCTCAGGCTCAGTATTTTGCTGGTATGGGATTCTCAAACGTAGGTTTGGGTATTGTTCACTCAATGGCTCACCCATTGGGCGCTTTCTATGATACTCCTCACGGTGTTGCTAACGCTTTGCTTTTACCTTACGTTATGGAATACAATGCAGAATCTGCTGCTGCTCCTAAATACAAAGAGATTGCAAAAGCAATGGGCGTAAACGTAGAAGGAATGACTTGCGAAGAAGGTGTGAAAGCTGCTATTGAAGCAGTGAAAGCATTGTCAATCAGCATCAACATCCCTCAGAAATTACATGAAATTGGAGTGAAGGAAGAAGATCTTCATGATCTTTCTGTAGCTGCCTTCAATGATGTCTGTACTGGTGGTAATCCTCGTACAACTTCAGTGGAAGATATCGAAAAGATTTATCATATAGCTTTCTAA